Genomic window (Caldicoprobacter guelmensis):
GTATCTGCACCCACAGTCCCTATATCGTTGCTCAATTCAGCCAGCTCTTCAGCGTAGGACTTCCTCCGGATGAATTCACTACTGGTCCTGCCATCACGTATAGCTACCACCCTGTTTACCTTCCTAGCAATTTGTCTATCATGAGTAACTATTATTACGGTAACGCCCAGGACATCATTTATTTTCCTGAATACATCCAGTATTTGAGATGCCGTCCTGGTATCTACTGCTCCTGTAGGCTCATCGGCTAGAAGCAACTTGGGGTTATTGGCCAGGGCAATGGCAATGGCCACGCGTTGCTGTTCACCTCCAGACAGCTGTTCCAATTTGTAGTTTTTCCTGTGTGACAACCCTACCATATCAAGAAGTTCAAGCGCCCGCTCCCTCCTGGCCCTACCGGTTAACAGCATGGGAAGTTCTACGTTTTCCAGTGCAGTCAAATAAGGTATCAAATTCCGAGCATTGTTTTGCCATACAAAACCAACAGTCTCCCTCTTGTACTTGACCAGTTGTTTATCACTGAGCCTCAATAGATCCTTTCCGTCAACAAATACCTTACCCGCAGATGGACGATCCAATCCACCCAGTATGTTAAGAAGCGTAGATTTGCCGCTGCCGCTATTTCCGATGATGGCCATAAATTCGCCCTTCTCCACCATCAGGTCCAAACCTTGTAGCGCCACCACTTCGATGTCAGCCACTTTGTATATCTTAACTAAATTATCGCACACCACCATGTATTTTAATCCTTCATCGCTCATCCACAATCTCCCCATCCTCTAATGTAAACACCCGGTCAGCTATATCAACCATACTGGGGTCATGGGTGGTCATGACCACCGTCAACCCCTCCTTTTCGACCAGGTCTTTAAAAACCTTAACCACCTGCAATCCGGTGTGGGTGTCCAGTTCAGCGGTGGGCTCATCAGCAAACACCACACGTGGACGATGGGCAATAGCCCTAGCTATGGCCACGCGCTGCTGCTCTCCTCCAGACAGCTCGTGAGGCCTGTGGTGCATCCTCTTTTGAAGCCCTACAAAAGCAAGGCACTCCTCAGCCCTCTTCTTTCTCTCCTTAGGGTCATACCCAGCCACCCTTAAAGCAAACTCCACGTTTTCATAAGCCGACATCATAGAA
Coding sequences:
- a CDS encoding ATP-binding cassette domain-containing protein, with amino-acid sequence MKPVIIRTEGVTRYFPSGREVVYALKDVSISIEAGTLTILRGRSGSGKTTLINLLGALDKPNSGKIYFNGNEITGLPESKRDLIRQKEMGFVFQSIALISMMSAYENVEFALRVAGYDPKERKKRAEECLAFVGLQKRMHHRPHELSGGEQQRVAIARAIAHRPRVVFADEPTAELDTHTGLQVVKVFKDLVEKEGLTVVMTTHDPSMVDIADRVFTLEDGEIVDER
- a CDS encoding ABC transporter ATP-binding protein, producing the protein MVVCDNLVKIYKVADIEVVALQGLDLMVEKGEFMAIIGNSGSGKSTLLNILGGLDRPSAGKVFVDGKDLLRLSDKQLVKYKRETVGFVWQNNARNLIPYLTALENVELPMLLTGRARRERALELLDMVGLSHRKNYKLEQLSGGEQQRVAIAIALANNPKLLLADEPTGAVDTRTASQILDVFRKINDVLGVTVIIVTHDRQIARKVNRVVAIRDGRTSSEFIRRKSYAEELAELSNDIGTVGADTHEELAVLDRAGRLQLPHEYLQALGLTGENRVKVELEGDRIVIMNPDRSKGIKRSFGN